A part of Flavobacteriaceae bacterium GSB9 genomic DNA contains:
- a CDS encoding NUDIX domain-containing protein: protein MLKVFVGDKPIVLTTVVEKETNFKNYLLKTVNLKKVIRKLNKGQFEEVRLIHKNGDKLLKKFLKKLPNVVAGGGKVYNNQGDVLFIYRNDKWDLPKGKAEKKESIEETAIREVTEETGVNGLKITKPLDTTYHIFKRNGRYKIKITHWFEMKTTFAGKLNGQEDEGITKVEWLNNSQIEKALENSYANIRALV from the coding sequence ATGCTTAAAGTTTTTGTTGGAGACAAACCTATTGTTTTAACAACTGTGGTTGAAAAGGAAACAAACTTTAAAAACTATTTACTTAAAACGGTAAATCTTAAAAAAGTTATAAGGAAACTGAATAAAGGACAGTTTGAAGAAGTTCGGCTCATACATAAAAACGGGGATAAACTACTAAAGAAGTTTTTAAAAAAGTTGCCTAATGTGGTCGCTGGTGGTGGTAAGGTTTACAATAACCAAGGTGATGTTTTGTTTATTTACAGAAATGATAAATGGGATTTGCCTAAAGGAAAAGCCGAAAAGAAAGAATCGATAGAAGAAACCGCCATTCGTGAAGTTACCGAGGAGACAGGGGTTAATGGGTTGAAAATTACAAAACCTTTGGATACAACTTACCATATTTTTAAGCGTAACGGACGCTACAAAATAAAAATAACCCATTGGTTTGAAATGAAAACCACGTTTGCTGGCAAACTTAATGGTCAAGAAGACGAAGGTATTACAAAAGTGGAATGGCTCAATAATTCACAGATAGAAAAGGCTCTTGAAAATTCTTATGCCAACATAAGGGCCTTGGTTTAG
- the pyrE gene encoding orotate phosphoribosyltransferase, producing the protein MIFNKETAKKTAEVLLQINAIKLNPKTPFTWASGWKSPIYCDNRIVLSFPPIRNYIRETMGKHIERQYGKPDAIAGVATGAIGIGMLVAEYLGLPFIYVRPEAKGHGRKNQIEGFAESGQNVVVVEDLISTGKSSLNAVKALKEAGINVKGMVAIFTYGFNVAAENFEKEHVLLHTLSNYENLLEQALETNYISEKELKTLSEWNANPNEWNAN; encoded by the coding sequence ATGATTTTTAACAAAGAAACCGCAAAAAAAACAGCCGAGGTTTTATTGCAGATTAACGCCATAAAACTCAATCCGAAAACCCCGTTCACTTGGGCATCGGGCTGGAAATCTCCTATTTATTGCGATAACCGGATAGTTTTATCTTTCCCGCCTATTCGCAATTATATTCGCGAAACCATGGGCAAACACATAGAGCGACAGTACGGTAAGCCTGATGCCATTGCCGGTGTTGCTACAGGCGCTATTGGCATAGGCATGTTGGTTGCCGAATATTTAGGTTTACCTTTTATATATGTTCGTCCTGAAGCTAAAGGGCATGGACGTAAAAACCAAATTGAAGGTTTTGCTGAAAGCGGTCAAAATGTAGTGGTTGTTGAAGACCTTATTAGCACCGGTAAAAGTAGTTTGAATGCAGTGAAAGCGTTAAAGGAAGCAGGTATAAACGTTAAAGGCATGGTGGCCATTTTTACTTACGGATTTAATGTTGCTGCCGAAAACTTTGAAAAAGAACACGTTTTGTTGCACACTCTAAGCAATTATGAAAATTTACTTGAACAGGCTTTAGAAACCAATTACATTTCAGAAAAAGAACTTAAAACTTTATCTGAATGGAATGCCAACCCCAATGAATGGAACGCTAATTGA
- a CDS encoding SRPBCC family protein, producing MNLESPKVSVGKTQAEVFNFLSDIKNFESLMPENISKFEVLSDDTFIFALSGMPEITLKKKEVIAPNKIVFGAAGGKIDFSLISHITEKEENSSNVQLEFSGDFNPMMAMMIKKPITKFIETLATGIPKAI from the coding sequence ATGAATTTAGAATCACCTAAAGTTAGTGTTGGTAAAACCCAAGCAGAAGTATTTAATTTTTTAAGCGATATTAAAAACTTTGAATCTTTAATGCCCGAAAACATCAGCAAATTTGAAGTGTTAAGTGATGATACTTTTATTTTCGCATTATCTGGCATGCCCGAAATCACGCTGAAAAAGAAAGAGGTTATTGCCCCCAATAAAATTGTTTTTGGTGCAGCTGGCGGAAAAATAGATTTTTCGCTTATAAGCCATATTACTGAAAAAGAAGAGAATTCCAGTAATGTTCAGTTAGAATTTTCTGGAGATTTTAACCCCATGATGGCCATGATGATCAAAAAGCCCATCACAAAATTTATTGAAACTTTGGCTACTGGTATACCAAAAGCAATTTAA
- a CDS encoding biotin--[acetyl-CoA-carboxylase] ligase — protein sequence MRIIKLNATDSTNSYLRNLYSTQKLEDFTTVITRNQTNGRGQMGTVWESQASKNLTFSVFKDVSKNELKSPFFISMVAALAVVNALKDCSLPRLSIKWPNDILSERKKICGILIENVIKQSKLNASILGVGLNVNQTEFKDLPQASSLKCISGQHYNTDEIALYILKQLQHYFSLLEKGKYELIKKEYESLLFRKNKPSTFKDAEGALFSGFIEGIADNGSLMVLLEDNVIKAFSLKEITLMY from the coding sequence ATGCGTATAATCAAACTTAATGCCACCGATTCCACAAACAGTTATTTACGAAATTTGTATAGTACCCAAAAACTGGAGGATTTTACTACGGTTATTACACGAAACCAAACCAATGGCCGTGGGCAAATGGGGACTGTTTGGGAATCACAAGCATCTAAAAACCTAACGTTTAGTGTGTTTAAGGACGTTTCCAAAAATGAATTAAAATCGCCTTTTTTTATAAGTATGGTTGCCGCTTTGGCCGTTGTAAATGCGTTAAAAGATTGTTCTCTGCCACGTTTAAGCATTAAATGGCCAAACGACATTTTGTCAGAACGCAAGAAGATATGTGGCATTTTAATTGAAAATGTCATAAAGCAAAGTAAATTAAATGCTTCTATTTTAGGTGTAGGCCTAAATGTAAATCAAACTGAATTTAAAGATTTACCTCAGGCGTCGTCATTAAAATGTATTTCAGGGCAACATTATAATACCGATGAAATAGCCTTGTATATTTTGAAACAATTACAGCATTATTTTTCGCTGTTGGAGAAAGGTAAATACGAATTAATTAAAAAAGAATACGAAAGTCTTCTGTTTAGAAAAAATAAACCTTCGACATTTAAAGATGCTGAAGGCGCGTTGTTTTCGGGTTTTATAGAAGGCATTGCCGATAATGGAAGCCTTATGGTTTTGCTCGAGGATAATGTAATTAAGGCATTTAGCTTAAAAGAAATTACATTAATGTATTAA
- the rsfS gene encoding ribosome silencing factor — protein sequence MAKEKISTDQLISVIISGIEDVKGKEISILDLREIENTVCDYFIICEGTSNTQVNAIVNSIQRKVSKELKDTPWHTEGADNAEWVLIDYVNVVVHVFQKHIREYYDIESLWGDAKTTTIETSY from the coding sequence ATGGCGAAAGAAAAAATAAGCACAGACCAACTCATATCGGTAATAATAAGCGGAATTGAAGACGTTAAAGGAAAAGAAATTAGTATTCTTGATTTAAGGGAAATTGAAAACACGGTTTGTGATTACTTTATAATATGCGAAGGCACTTCAAACACCCAGGTAAACGCCATTGTTAACTCCATCCAAAGAAAAGTTAGTAAAGAATTAAAAGACACCCCTTGGCATACCGAAGGTGCTGATAATGCCGAATGGGTATTAATAGATTATGTAAACGTTGTGGTGCACGTGTTCCAAAAGCACATAAGAGAATATTACGATATTGAAAGCCTTTGGGGCGACGCAAAAACAACAACTATAGAAACAAGCTACTAA